Proteins from one Nakamurella multipartita DSM 44233 genomic window:
- a CDS encoding DUF6328 family protein, translated as MTGAQAEPGRAGGPGVDQQRHETPLQRLDRNWVDLLQELRVVQTGVQILTGFLVVLPFQSRFEDLTSFQTGIYLVTLCLAVLAMGFLIAPVSLHRLLFRRHARRVTVDVAHRLAEIGLVLLALAIVGVVLLIFDVVVGRTAAGIAAGAAALVLLALWVVLPLIIRERQSDPEHAEGAAG; from the coding sequence ATGACCGGCGCGCAGGCGGAGCCCGGCCGGGCCGGCGGTCCCGGGGTGGATCAACAGCGTCACGAGACGCCGCTGCAACGGCTGGACCGCAACTGGGTCGACCTGCTGCAGGAACTGCGGGTCGTGCAGACCGGTGTCCAGATCCTCACCGGATTCCTGGTCGTGCTGCCGTTCCAGTCCCGGTTCGAGGATCTGACCTCGTTCCAGACGGGGATCTACCTGGTCACCCTGTGCCTGGCGGTGCTGGCCATGGGGTTCCTGATCGCGCCGGTCAGCCTGCACCGCTTGCTGTTTCGCCGGCATGCTCGCCGGGTCACGGTGGACGTGGCGCACCGGCTGGCCGAGATCGGGTTGGTGCTGCTCGCCCTGGCCATCGTCGGTGTGGTGCTGCTGATCTTCGACGTGGTGGTCGGCCGGACCGCGGCGGGCATCGCCGCGGGTGCGGCCGCCCTGGTGCTGCTGGCGCTGTGGGTGGTGCTGCCGTTGATCATCCGGGAACGGCAGTCCGACCCCGAGCACGCCGAAGGGGCGGCCGGCTGA
- the purB gene encoding adenylosuccinate lyase gives MVAIWSPENKIVAERRFWISVLRAQRAAGLDLPDEVLSDYERVVEDVDLASIAARERITRHDVKARIEEFNALAGHEQVHKGLTSRDLTENVEQEQIVRSLTLLRDRTVAVLDRLGRRAVEFTDLVMAGRSHNVPAQATTLGKRFASAAQEVLLAYERVDELLARYPLRGIKGPVGTAQDMLDLLGEPEDVDLLESKVVGRISPSGRSLISVGQVYPRSLDYEVVSALVQLAAGPASLATTIRLMAGAELATEGFRPGQVGSSAMPHKMNARSCERVCGLAVILRGYASMTGELSGAQWNEGDVFCSVVRRVALPDAFYAIDGLIETFLTILEDFGAYPAVIDRELERYLPFLATTKVLMAAVRAGVGRETAHEAIKEHAVAVALAMREQGQVDNDLLDRLAADPRLPLGRPELDELLADRLSFTGLAERQTAAVVRRIAELRGEHPAAAGYRPGDIL, from the coding sequence ATGGTGGCCATCTGGTCACCCGAGAACAAGATCGTGGCCGAGCGCCGCTTCTGGATCTCGGTGCTGCGGGCCCAGCGGGCCGCCGGCCTGGATCTGCCCGACGAGGTGCTCAGCGACTACGAGCGGGTCGTCGAGGACGTCGACCTGGCCTCCATCGCCGCCCGGGAACGGATCACCCGGCACGACGTCAAGGCCCGCATCGAGGAGTTCAACGCGCTGGCCGGCCACGAGCAGGTGCACAAGGGGCTGACCAGCCGGGACCTGACCGAGAACGTGGAGCAGGAGCAGATCGTCCGCTCGCTGACCCTGCTGCGCGACCGGACCGTCGCGGTGCTCGACCGGCTGGGCCGGCGGGCCGTCGAGTTCACCGACCTGGTGATGGCCGGCCGCTCGCACAACGTCCCGGCCCAGGCGACCACCCTGGGCAAGCGATTCGCCTCGGCCGCCCAGGAGGTGCTGCTGGCCTACGAGCGGGTCGACGAGCTGCTGGCCCGATACCCGTTGCGCGGCATCAAGGGCCCAGTCGGCACCGCCCAGGACATGCTCGACCTGCTCGGTGAACCCGAGGACGTCGATCTGCTCGAATCCAAGGTGGTGGGCCGGATCTCGCCGTCGGGGCGGTCGCTGATCAGTGTCGGCCAGGTGTATCCGCGGTCGCTGGACTACGAGGTCGTCTCGGCCCTGGTACAGCTGGCCGCCGGGCCCGCGTCGCTGGCCACCACCATCCGGCTGATGGCCGGCGCCGAGCTGGCCACCGAGGGCTTCCGCCCCGGGCAGGTCGGCTCGTCGGCGATGCCGCACAAGATGAATGCCCGCTCCTGTGAACGGGTCTGCGGGCTGGCGGTGATCCTGCGCGGCTACGCCTCGATGACCGGTGAACTGTCCGGCGCGCAGTGGAACGAGGGCGACGTGTTCTGCTCGGTCGTGCGCCGGGTCGCCCTGCCGGACGCGTTCTACGCGATCGACGGGCTGATCGAGACGTTCCTGACGATCCTGGAGGACTTCGGGGCGTACCCGGCCGTCATCGACCGGGAGCTGGAGCGGTACCTGCCGTTCCTGGCCACGACCAAGGTGCTGATGGCCGCGGTCCGGGCCGGGGTCGGCCGGGAGACCGCGCACGAGGCGATCAAGGAGCATGCCGTCGCGGTGGCGCTGGCCATGCGCGAGCAGGGGCAGGTGGACAACGACCTGCTGGACCGGCTGGCCGCCGACCCGCGGCTGCCGCTGGGCCGGCCCGAGCTCGATGAGCTGCTGGCCGACCGGCTTTCGTTCACCGGCCTGGCCGAACGGCAGACCGCGGCCGTGGTCCGCCGGATCGCCGAGCTGCGCGGGGAACATCCCGCCGCCGCCGGTTACCGGCCCGGCGACATCCTCTAG
- a CDS encoding LysE/ArgO family amino acid transporter: MSEALVAGLLAGWGIAVPVGAVAAYLVALTARTNARVGAAAALGVASADGIYALVAVVGGVALAAPIAAIATPLHWLSVLVLIGLGVRIIWTGLRDHRSGTDLPAVGTTNRPGRAYLSLLGITLLNPVTVLYFAALVLGSTAADLGTSWVTGLVFVLGAFCASASWQLVLVAGGVALGRALTGRTGRLVTALISGALIIGFAVVLLLGG; this comes from the coding sequence GTGAGCGAGGCACTGGTCGCCGGCCTGCTGGCCGGCTGGGGCATCGCCGTGCCCGTGGGCGCCGTGGCCGCGTATCTGGTGGCGCTGACGGCGCGGACGAACGCCCGGGTCGGGGCGGCGGCCGCGCTCGGGGTGGCCAGCGCGGACGGAATCTACGCGCTGGTGGCCGTCGTCGGCGGGGTCGCCCTGGCCGCACCGATCGCCGCGATCGCCACGCCGCTGCATTGGCTGTCGGTGCTCGTGCTGATCGGGCTGGGCGTCCGGATCATCTGGACCGGCCTGCGCGATCATCGGTCCGGCACCGACCTGCCGGCCGTCGGGACGACGAATCGGCCGGGCCGGGCCTACCTCTCGCTGCTGGGCATCACCCTGCTCAACCCGGTGACGGTGCTGTACTTCGCCGCCCTGGTGCTGGGCAGCACGGCGGCCGATCTGGGCACGTCCTGGGTGACCGGGCTGGTGTTCGTCCTCGGCGCGTTCTGCGCGTCGGCGAGTTGGCAGCTGGTGCTGGTGGCCGGCGGGGTGGCGCTGGGTCGCGCCCTGACCGGCCGGACCGGCCGGCTGGTTACCGCGCTGATCTCCGGCGCCCTGATCATCGGCTTCGCGGTGGTGCTGCTGCTGGGCGGCTGA
- a CDS encoding SDR family oxidoreductase, which yields MGAAILVTGGTGTLGRAVVRELLERDRRPVILSRRERCSDDPAGVRWVTGDLVTGERVADAVADVEAIVHCATDYRHPRNDVHATRRLMDTALLGGSPHLIYVSIVGVDRIPLKMYRYKRGIEDLVLAGRLPATVQRITQFHDLVLTILRTAGRLPVLPSPSGVQFQSIDTADAARCLVDLVQAGPAEGSGGRAPDIGGPLVQTVDDLAQQYLAAAGKKRRIVDIPVPGKKVKAFRAGWNLTPDQDIGTVTFEEFLARAIRRSR from the coding sequence ATGGGCGCTGCGATCCTGGTGACCGGGGGCACCGGCACGCTGGGCCGGGCCGTGGTCCGGGAACTGCTCGAAAGAGACCGTCGGCCAGTAATTCTCAGCCGGCGCGAGCGGTGCTCGGACGACCCGGCCGGTGTGCGTTGGGTGACCGGCGACCTGGTCACCGGCGAGCGGGTGGCGGACGCGGTGGCCGACGTCGAGGCGATCGTCCACTGCGCCACCGACTACCGGCACCCCCGCAACGACGTACACGCCACCCGCCGGCTGATGGACACCGCCTTGCTGGGTGGATCGCCGCACCTGATCTACGTCTCGATCGTCGGCGTGGACCGCATCCCGTTGAAGATGTACCGCTACAAGCGGGGCATCGAGGACCTCGTGCTGGCCGGTCGGCTGCCGGCCACCGTGCAGCGGATCACCCAGTTCCACGACCTGGTGCTGACCATCCTGCGCACGGCCGGTCGGCTGCCGGTGCTGCCGTCGCCGTCCGGCGTGCAGTTCCAGTCCATCGACACCGCCGACGCCGCCCGCTGCCTGGTCGACCTGGTGCAGGCGGGGCCGGCCGAGGGGTCCGGCGGGCGCGCCCCGGACATCGGCGGCCCGCTGGTCCAGACGGTCGACGACCTGGCCCAGCAGTACCTGGCCGCGGCCGGCAAGAAGCGCCGGATCGTGGACATCCCGGTGCCGGGCAAGAAGGTCAAGGCCTTCCGGGCCGGCTGGAACCTGACGCCCGACCAGGACATCGGGACGGTGACGTTCGAGGAGTTCCTGGCCCGGGCCATCCGCCGGTCCCGCTGA